The following proteins are encoded in a genomic region of Periophthalmus magnuspinnatus isolate fPerMag1 chromosome 23, fPerMag1.2.pri, whole genome shotgun sequence:
- the aff1 gene encoding AF4/FMR2 family member 4: MTSPPSNEERNRLRLQAWEQRNQETSRAREQTALNVHLFGQPYKTIKGDELSNRIQRMLGSYEDNTSAEPFSVPSSLAFPLSNLVHAKSEPPQSLKGPCANPPSTHASPKHHCEAESQSSNQSSQPIRSTLQKTSPNDLNERQFSTLDRLQSYTTNHVNIQVSSKDPSSPLNWTIGMLHSQAFHPPLPYKQPNAAMTQKPTAYVRPMDGLDQVASESPELKPSPEHNTSLPDVALDKPAQGKGDLLPQFLETKTTVVQYVEDILKEMTCSWPPLLSGIHSPRPDVKPKPQCSVKEIDPPKQGDAVDSVCPSDTESMKFETEMELENGTDDPPMSSALKSEPAHVSVASGDWQLEKFIKLKQRDYRSKSQWGIAQSPKLKDGLQQPTVSVFSPARDTSNPLSLDQKTVNFTTSQKSCSSAQESAEASDTVKPNQTKNDRNGGVTVHFEWTSSTQEEESRVKDGKMEKNCHKQSRKRSVVFENESTKSHHKDKDKVWPEVSMAQHDQCTSSVKSTFYSDHASPPRSRSKPKPEARRKKDSKLPQKDKRINGYSLDGSKDTLSLVVKIDLNLLSKIPRTSRSLENDTAQKDNKPHKEVSKSRKNDKEDESCPKKKQKLQEHNPLLHTAGHENSAPSDATEKRGKKKDQNLNLSSHKSKKNKQDSVDAPQLNQFNKEPAKSQKNPKKSSGKNTDDSTVEKPSKESYLLEDRHYPVKHYIKEAKRLKHKADAETDKIRKSFHYLDAALFFIESGIAMERDPQISMSSYTMFAETVELIKFVLKLTNSKDPSAAENDLTALCLRCQALLQMAMFHHKRKTALTYSKTLIDHFNNSCQSAPHPSASIKGKPTPASPSSTPHGSAVIPQDIGRVALTYVNITTLYLEAHDLWEQADEFVKKGGGLSAELDKGVGRLSLASTMSSMVCYIRRGLHCLQRNSPKVK; encoded by the exons ATGACATCTCCACCGAG CAATGAGGAAAGAAATCGTCTTCGCCTTCAAGCCTGGGAACAGAGAAACCAAGAGACCAGCCGAGCCAGAGAACAAACCGCTCTCAATGTGCATCTTTTTGGACAACCGTATAAG aCAATTAAAGGCGATGAGCTTTCTAATCGGATTCAGAGGATGCTTGGTAGTTACGAAGACAATACCTCCGCTGAACCGTTTAGCGTTCCTTCCTCCTTAGCGTTTCCACTTTCAAACCTCGTTCACGCTAAATCTGAACCTCCGCAAAGTCTAAAAGGCCCCTGCGCTAACCCTCCTTCGACTCATGCTTCTCCAAAACACCACTGCGAAGCGGAGTCTCAGAGCTCTAATCAAAGCAGTCAGCCGATCCGCTCGACGCTACAAAAAACGTCTCCTAATGACCTCAACGAAAGGCAGTTCTCCACATTGGATCGACTTCAGAGCTACACCACAAATCACGTCAACATCCAGGTGTCGTCTAAAGATCCATCGTCTCCTCTTAACTGGACTATCGGTATGTTACATTCACAAGCGTTCCATCCACCTTTGCCGTATAAACAACCCAATGCGGCCATGACACAGAAGCCCACAGCCTACGTACGGCCTATGGATGGCCTGGACCAGGTTGCGAGCGAGTCCCCAGAGCTTAAGCCTTCCCCGGAGCACAACACGAGTCTACCAGACGTCGCTCTCGATAAACCCGCCCAGGGAAAAGGAGACTTGTTGCCGCAGTTTTTggaa ACGAAGACAACTGTGGTTCAATACGTAGAAGATATCTTAAAG gaAATGACTTGTTCATGGCCTCCTCTTCTGTCTGGTATACACAGCCCTCGCCCAGATGTCAAACCAAAGCCCCAGTGCTCGGTCAAA GAAATCGATCCACCTAAACAAGGCGA CGCGGTAGATTCTGTCTGCCCCAGTGACACGGAAAGTATGAAATTTGAGACGGAGATGGAGTTGGAGAATGGCACAGATGATCCCCCGATGAGCTCCGCCCTCAAAAGTGAG CCAGCGCACGTGTCAGTGGCGTCTGGGGACTGGCAGCTGGAGAAATTTATTAAACTCAAGCAACGAGATTATAGAAGTAAAAGTCAGTGGGGCATCGCTCAAAGTCCAAAGCTGAAGGATGGATTACAACAACCCACTGTCAGCGTTTTCAGCCCTGCCAGGGATACTTCAAATCCACTTTCTCTGGATCAGAAAACTGTAAACTTCACCACATCTCAAAAGTCTTGCTCAAGCGCACAGGAAAGCGCCGAGGCCTCTGACACAGTGAagccaaaccaaaccaaaaacgATCGAAACGGAGGCGTCACTGTTCATTTTGAGTGGACGTCATCTACGCAAGAGGAAGAATCCCGAGtgaaagatggaaaaatggaaaaGAATTGCCATAAACAAAGCAGAAAACGTAGCGTCGTCTTTGAAAATGAAAGCACTAAGAGCCATCacaaagataaagataaagttTGGCCTGAAGTTTCCATGGCCCAACATGATCAGTGCACGTCTTCTGttaaaagcactttttattCTGATCATGCGTCTCCACCACGTAGCCGTAGCAAACCAAAACCAGAAGCCAGACGCAAAAAAGATTCCAAATTACCTCAGAAAGACAAACGTATAAACGGGTATTCGCTGGACGGCAGTAAGGACACGCTGTCGTTAGTCGTGAAAATCGATTTAAATCTCCTCTCGAAAATTCCTCGGACTTCCCGCTCACTTGAAAACGACACGGCGCAGAAAGATAATAAACCACATAAAGAAGTCTCAAAAAGTAGAAAGAAT GACAAAGAAGACGAATCCTGtccaaagaagaaacaaaaactccaAGAACATAATCCTCTCCTGCACACGGCTGGACACGA AAACTCAGCCCCATCAGACGccacagagaaaagaggaaagaaaaaagatcAAAACTTAAATCTTTCGTCACACAAGTCTAAAAAGAACAAGCAGGACTCTGTCGATGCACCACAGTTAAACCAGTTCAACAAGGAACCAGCGAAAAGCCAAAAAAATCCCAAGAAAAGCTcaggaaaaaatacagatgacTCGACTGTGGAAAAG CCTTCCAAGGAATCCTATCTGCTTGAGGATCG GCATTACCCAGTGAAACATTACATCAAAGAAGCAAAACGGCTGAAGCACAAGGCGGACGCAGAG ACGGACAAAATTCGTAAAAGTTTTCACTACCTGGACGCAGCGTTGTTCTTCATCGAGAGCGGGATCGCCATGGAAAGAGATCCTCAAATCTCAATGTCTTCCTACACGATGTTCGCGGAGACAGTGGAGCTGATTAA ATTTGTGCTCAAACTTACAAATTCAAAGGACCCCTCTGCAGCAGAAAATGACTTGACGGCTTTGTG tttgagatGCCAGGCGCTCCTGCAGATGGCCATGTTTCACCACAAACGAAAAACGGCACTTACATATTCAAAAACCCTTATAGATCACTTTAAC AACTCCTGCCAGTCAGCACCACATCCATCAGCTTCTATAAA AGGAAAACCGACCCCCGCGTCTCCGAGCAGCACTCCGCACGGATCTGCTGTCATTCCTCAGGACATCGGACGAGTGGCATTAACCTACGTCAACATCACGACGCTGTATTTGGAAGCGCATGACTTGTGGGAGCAGGCCGACGAGTTTGTCAAGAAAGGCGGCG GATTATCTGCAGAGCTGGACAAAGGAGTGGGTCGTCTGAGTCTAGCGTCCACTATGAGCTCCATGGTTTGCTACATCAGACGAGGCCTTCACTGTCTGCAGAGGAACAGTCCAAAGGTAAAGTGA